A portion of the Manihot esculenta cultivar AM560-2 chromosome 2, M.esculenta_v8, whole genome shotgun sequence genome contains these proteins:
- the LOC110606139 gene encoding vesicle-associated protein 2-1 translates to MTAGGGNQLISVHPDELKFILELEKPSYCDLKVVNNTEHHVAFKVKTTSPKKYFVRPNTGVVQPWDSCVIRVTLQAQREYPTDMQCKDKFLFQSTTVPPHTDVDELPPDTFNKDSSGKILEECKLRVVYVSPSTQENSEEEAKSSSQGPDANLALQRLKDERDEAIQQTEQLQKELAMMKRRGYRKSDPGFSVTFAFVVGLIGILVGFILNLTLSSSPSTE, encoded by the exons ATGACTGCTGGTGGTGGCAATCAGTTGATTTCAGTTCATCCCGATGAGCTCAAGTTTATTC TTGAGCTGGAGAAGCCAAGCTATTGTGATCTTAAAGTTGTGAATAACACAGAACATCACGTTGCTTTTAAG GTTAAAACCACTTCACCAAAGAAGTACTTTGTAAGGCCCAACACTGGTGTTGTACAACCTTGGGACTCATGTGTTATCAGAG TTACTCTACAAGCCCAACGAGAATATCCTACAGATATGCAATGCAAAGATAAGTTTCTCTTTCAGAGTACAACAGTACCTCCACATACTGATGTGGATGAGCTTCCTCCAGATACT TTCAATAAGGACAGCAGTGGGAAGATATTAGAGGAGTGCAAGCTTAGAGTTGTATATGTCAGTCCATCAACTCAAGAGAACTCAGAGGAAGAGGCAAAGAGCTCCTCACAGGGTCCTGATGCTAACTTA GCATTGCAGCGCCTGAAGGATGAAAGAGATGAAGCTATTCAACAAACTGAGCAACTGCAAAAGGAACTG GCCATGATGAAGAGACGGGGGTATCGAAAAAGTGATCCAGGGTTTTCCGTGACTTTCGCATTTGTTGTGGGGCTTATTGGAATTTTGGTTGGTTTCATCTTGAACCTCACATTGTCTTCTTCACCGTCCACAGAATAA
- the LOC110606203 gene encoding protein ECERIFERUM 26-like translates to MATSNGVPKSQIEAFQTVTPLKVTDPREVRLISTAEPIGSGIFTGCLNIVLYYNKAMVEDSGWLVAGWIKESLGRALREQPMLSGRLRRGEDGHGELEIVSNDSGARLVEAKISVPLQEFLDLKEKEKAETELVFWKDIDEQSPQFSPLLYVQVTNFQCGGYSIGISCSLLLADLLIMDKFLLKWANFQKDMLSKNDEVNQVPIFYLPNLKPPSLAGNGNFSPASSERCGPTMIFKITGETVDLKNEVSKKLALLCIEQAEKKFGSETISSEFCFLMNESLRFTKVENCKKTELVKSHLKSDQVTITCSSLKDYLGINEIAFKEGNKPAHTSHWIGSVNNGLVIAIPSSGASELNFIITIPNEKAI, encoded by the exons ATGGCAACTAGCAATGGTGTCCCAAAATCCCAAATTGAAGCCTTCCAAACTGTGACACCCTTGAAGGTGACCGACCCACGAGAGGTTCGGCTGATATCGACGGCGGAGCCTATAGGGTCAGGGATTTTCACGGGTTGCCTTAACATAGTTCTTTACTATAACAAGGCTATGGTGGAGGATTCAGGCTGGCTTGTTGCTGGATGGATCAAGGAGTCACTAGGGAGGGCTCTGAGGGAGCAGCCAATGCTCAGTGGACGTCTAAGGAGAGGTGAAGATGGCCATGGAGAGCTTGAGATTGTGTCCAACGATAGTGGGGCTAGACTTGTAGAGGCAAAGATTAGTGTGCCTTTGCAAGAGTTTCTTGATTTAAAGGAGAAAGAAAAAGCAGAAACTGAGCTTGTGTTTTGGAAGGATATCGATGAACAAAGTCCTCAGTTCTCTCCACTGCTCTATGTTCAG GTAACCAACTTCCAATGTGGTGGATACTCAATTGGCATCAGCTGTAGCCTTCTTTTGGCAGATCTTCTGATAATGGATAAGTTCCTGCTGAAATGGGCAAATTTTCAGAAAGACATGCTTTCCAAAAATGATGAAGTCAATCAGGTGCCCATATTTTACCTTCCTAATCTAAAACCACCGAGTTTAGCTGGCAATGGCAACTTCAGCCCTGCTTCAAGTGAAAGGTGTGGTCCAACTATGATCTTCAAGATTACAGGTGAAACTGTGGATTTGAAGAATGAAGTAAGCAAGAAACTTGCATTGCTTTGCATCGAACAGGCAGAGAAAAAATTTGGAAGTGAAACAATTTCATCTGAATTCTGTTTTCTAATGAACGAATCTCTCAGGTTTACGAAGGTAGAAAATTGCAAGAAAACAGAGCTTGTGAAGTCCCATTTGAAGAGTGATCAAGTGACGATAACTTGTTCAAGCTTGAAGGATTATTTAGGGATTAATGAGATTGCTTTCAAAGAAGGCAATAAGCCTGCTCATACTTCACACTGGATTGGGTCGGTTAATAATGGACTTGTAATTGCAATTCCATCTTCTGGTGCTTCTGAGCTCAACTTTATAATCACAATCCCCAATGAGAAGGCTATTTAA